Proteins found in one Actinokineospora alba genomic segment:
- a CDS encoding AraC family transcriptional regulator: MRGRTQTHDRAPAVPDRDAAVVASADALARLRLRGAIFLRGEYTEGWSYESLPARDAASLLHPGSPRVILFHVVARGRCWIEAGHDRHWAEAGDVIVLPYGDEHRMGGATEVEPVSVLTLIDPPPWASMPVIRHGRGGERTDLVCGYLACDDPLFDPRLRAFPPVFVVRPPQGRARDWVRASIEYAADQTSPVTAHRIAAPPELPEVLLREVLKLHLAGAPAAPTGWMAALRDPVLAPPLAAIHESPERKWTVADLARIARVSATVLDERFREVLGIAPIRYLTGWRMHVAEDLLAGSDLGVATIARRVGYESEEAFSRAFKRRHGYAPSVWRTSG; this comes from the coding sequence ATGCGGGGTCGCACCCAGACCCATGACCGCGCGCCCGCCGTACCTGACCGGGACGCCGCCGTGGTGGCTTCGGCCGACGCGCTCGCTCGGCTGCGGCTGCGGGGCGCGATTTTCCTGCGCGGGGAGTACACCGAGGGCTGGAGCTACGAATCGCTGCCCGCCCGCGACGCCGCGTCGCTGCTGCACCCGGGGAGTCCGCGGGTGATCCTGTTCCACGTCGTCGCCCGCGGGCGGTGCTGGATCGAGGCCGGGCACGACCGGCACTGGGCCGAGGCGGGCGACGTGATCGTGCTGCCCTACGGCGACGAGCACCGGATGGGTGGGGCCACCGAGGTCGAGCCGGTCTCGGTGCTGACCCTGATCGACCCGCCGCCGTGGGCGAGCATGCCGGTGATCCGACACGGGCGCGGCGGTGAGCGCACCGACCTGGTGTGCGGGTACCTCGCCTGCGACGACCCCCTGTTCGACCCGCGGCTGCGCGCTTTCCCGCCGGTGTTCGTGGTCCGCCCGCCGCAGGGGCGGGCCCGGGACTGGGTGCGCGCGAGCATCGAGTACGCCGCCGACCAGACCTCCCCGGTCACGGCGCACCGCATCGCGGCGCCGCCGGAGCTGCCCGAGGTGTTGTTGCGCGAGGTGCTGAAACTGCACCTGGCGGGCGCGCCCGCGGCCCCGACCGGCTGGATGGCGGCCCTGCGCGACCCGGTGCTCGCGCCGCCGCTGGCCGCGATCCACGAGTCACCTGAGCGCAAGTGGACGGTCGCCGACCTTGCCCGGATCGCCCGCGTGTCGGCCACTGTGCTCGACGAGCGGTTCCGGGAGGTTCTTGGCATCGCGCCGATCCGGTACCTCACCGGCTGGCGGATGCACGTCGCCGAGGACCTGCTCGCCGGGTCCGACCTCGGGGTCGCGACGATCGCCCGGCGCGTCGGATACGAGTCGGAGGAGGCGTTCAGCCGCGCCTTCAAGCGCAGGCACGGCTACGCCCCGAGTGTGTGGCGCACGAGCGGTTAG
- a CDS encoding DUF4242 domain-containing protein, giving the protein MPLFMDVHEQLPDGASASDVAGAHKADLETQAQYGVNYKSYWVDDVNGKVFCLVEAPDAESAVRVHREAHGLVADHIYEVVEGS; this is encoded by the coding sequence ATGCCCCTCTTCATGGACGTCCACGAACAGCTCCCCGACGGCGCCTCGGCGTCCGACGTGGCGGGCGCGCACAAGGCCGATCTCGAGACCCAGGCCCAGTACGGCGTCAACTACAAGAGCTACTGGGTCGACGACGTGAACGGCAAGGTGTTCTGCCTCGTCGAGGCGCCGGACGCGGAATCCGCGGTCCGGGTGCACCGTGAGGCCCACGGCCTGGTGGCCGACCACATCTACGAGGTGGTCGAGGGCAGCTGA